From one Spiroplasma endosymbiont of Lasioglossum villosulum genomic stretch:
- a CDS encoding F0F1 ATP synthase subunit delta, translating to MIDEGLANQWSNGLFQLAREIKKITQFAEESNKLIDIFTTYPEFIDITSSSNLTIETRKQIISETFKNHIEPYMLNFFFLLIDEHHFQCVRFILKEFRKLCNEYQDVNYGIIYSVIELSNQQINQIKLKIEKVIKHKIKVVNKIDKSLIGGIKVKVRNQVFDGSVKGQIDQLKQELLSHE from the coding sequence ATGATAGATGAAGGATTAGCTAATCAATGAAGTAATGGTCTTTTTCAATTAGCAAGAGAAATAAAAAAAATTACTCAATTTGCTGAAGAAAGTAATAAATTAATTGATATTTTTACTACTTATCCAGAATTTATTGATATTACTAGTAGTAGTAATTTAACTATTGAAACACGTAAACAAATTATTAGTGAAACTTTTAAAAATCATATTGAACCATATATGTTAAATTTTTTCTTTTTGTTGATTGATGAACATCATTTCCAGTGTGTTCGTTTCATTTTAAAAGAATTTCGCAAATTATGTAATGAATATCAAGATGTAAACTATGGCATTATTTATTCAGTAATAGAACTTTCAAACCAACAAATAAATCAAATAAAATTGAAAATTGAGAAAGTCATTAAACATAAGATTAAAGTCGTTAACAAGATTGATAAATCATTAATTGGCGGTATTAAAGTTAAAGTACGGAATCAAGTTTTTGATGGTTCCGTTAAAGGTCAAATTGATCAATTAAAACAAGAATTATTAAGTCATGAATAG
- a CDS encoding UPF0236 family transposase-like protein, with translation MNFNYKWNFREQYAKFDKLVLEHITKKWEKWDWRIKNTRDKKKYKIVDYQYRTRKTLYGMVTYKRRIYEYFDEKLQKWVRICLLDEELELPKYKRIGEDIEDTIIENFADGKRYRDICAICKKAGISVSTVHRVFKNFEIVEANPEKVKLEKNQPIFVAIDDGHRKFWNFKRKGIKHSMRLIVTYTDNINHKIQNKRVKAIIRPTKTKLELKKLLNLLKNIVKNFTKILKKPKLLFVEIVQDELKKLLII, from the coding sequence ATGAATTTTAATTATAAATGAAATTTTAGAGAACAATATGCTAAATTTGATAAATTAGTTTTAGAACATATAACAAAAAAATGAGAAAAATGAGATTGAAGAATAAAAAATACAAGAGATAAAAAGAAATATAAAATTGTTGATTATCAATATCGAACAAGAAAAACATTATATGGAATGGTGACTTATAAAAGAAGAATTTATGAATATTTTGATGAAAAATTACAAAAATGAGTTCGTATTTGTTTACTAGATGAAGAATTAGAATTACCTAAATATAAAAGAATTGGTGAAGATATTGAAGACACTATTATTGAAAATTTTGCAGATGGGAAAAGATATCGTGATATTTGTGCTATTTGTAAAAAAGCAGGTATTAGTGTTAGTACTGTTCATAGAGTTTTTAAAAATTTCGAAATAGTTGAAGCAAATCCAGAAAAAGTAAAACTAGAAAAAAATCAACCTATTTTTGTAGCAATTGATGATGGTCATCGAAAATTTTGAAATTTTAAACGTAAAGGTATAAAACACTCTATGCGATTAATAGTAACATATACAGATAATATTAATCACAAAATACAAAATAAAAGAGTAAAAGCAATTATTAGACCAACAAAAACAAAATTGGAGTTAAAAAAACTGCTGAATTTGTTAAAGAACATTGTCAAAAATTTTACGAAAATATTGAAGAAGCCAAAATTATTATTTGTGGAGATAGTGCAGGATGAATTAAAGAAGTTGCTGATTATTTAG
- the atpE gene encoding ATP synthase F0 subunit C, translated as MELLTTVMTHVFHFFNHLAADPNGLMNLKFVGAGISTISCAGSGIGQGFAAGKAVEAVARNPEVESKIRTQFVIGAAIAESGAIYGLVVSLILIFVAKY; from the coding sequence ATGGAATTATTAACAACAGTAATGACACATGTCTTTCATTTTTTTAATCATTTAGCAGCTGATCCTAATGGATTGATGAATTTAAAGTTTGTTGGAGCTGGAATTTCAACTATTTCTTGTGCAGGAAGTGGAATTGGTCAAGGTTTTGCTGCTGGTAAAGCTGTTGAAGCGGTTGCTCGTAATCCTGAAGTAGAATCTAAAATTAGAACACAATTTGTTATTGGTGCAGCTATTGCCGAATCAGGTGCTATTTATGGTTTAGTTGTTTCTCTAATTTTAATATTTGTAGCAAAATATTAA
- a CDS encoding DNA alkylation repair protein: MEKFNEEIKILTTIFINNANINTKIKQEKFLINNFKFYGILTSKRKPLVRLFLNKWNKNLSLISKKQLFETLYLQKNREFQYTAMEFLNLWWKKNLSFNDLDWLLSIIKHNIWWDTTDYFDNIIGVLIFSNNNISVRDQYLFKLINDSNFWIQRIAIQSQLMFKEDTDFNLLFALIKPLLLTTNFYLIRSIGWALRNAKRVNSQKINDFIKINNVSKKIIVVINEH; the protein is encoded by the coding sequence ATGGAAAAATTTAATGAAGAAATAAAAATATTAACGACAATTTTTATTAATAATGCTAATATCAATACTAAAATTAAACAAGAAAAATTTTTAATTAATAATTTCAAATTTTATGGAATTTTAACTAGTAAACGAAAACCATTAGTAAGATTATTTTTAAATAAATGAAATAAAAATTTATCTTTAATAAGTAAAAAACAGTTATTTGAAACATTATATTTACAAAAAAATCGTGAATTTCAATATACAGCAATGGAATTTTTAAATCTTTGATGAAAGAAAAACTTAAGTTTTAATGACTTAGATTGGCTTTTATCGATAATTAAGCATAATATTTGATGAGATACTACTGATTATTTTGATAATATTATTGGTGTTCTTATATTTAGTAACAATAATATTAGTGTTAGAGATCAATATTTATTTAAGTTAATAAATGATAGTAATTTTTGAATTCAAAGAATAGCAATTCAATCACAATTAATGTTTAAAGAAGATACTGATTTTAATTTATTATTTGCATTAATTAAGCCATTGTTATTAACAACAAATTTTTATCTAATACGTTCTATTGGTTGAGCATTGCGTAATGCTAAACGAGTTAATTCACAAAAAATTAATGATTTTATTAAAATTAACAATGTTAGTAAAAAAATAATTGTTGTTATTAATGAACATTAA
- the atpG gene encoding ATP synthase F1 subunit gamma, producing MAQSMEQIRQKIKSVNTSYKITKAMQLVSTAKLKKVGKRIEMIKPYYSEVYDTFNQLIPKLSNSIYLKTKDQVINKTIWVVFNSNLGLCGGFNNNLNKLVLEQYKPQDEIVVIGSKGVSYFTNHHCKIMQSYTEINIQSSYNDSQEISLLLLSKFNNKETDAIKIAYTKYVNTVTTIPTIIDLLPIVSIKTNQESNLIQTDFEPDANTVINSAIPLYVGAIVYGALVESQVSEQALRRLAMENASNNAKEMKDKLLVSYNRARQGTITQEISEIIGGADAQSS from the coding sequence ATGGCTCAAAGCATGGAACAAATTAGACAAAAAATTAAATCTGTTAATACTAGTTATAAAATTACTAAAGCAATGCAACTAGTATCAACAGCTAAATTAAAAAAAGTAGGTAAAAGAATTGAGATGATTAAACCTTATTATTCTGAAGTTTATGATACATTCAATCAACTAATACCTAAATTAAGTAATTCAATTTATTTAAAAACAAAAGATCAAGTTATTAATAAAACAATATGAGTCGTTTTTAATTCTAATTTAGGATTATGTGGTGGTTTTAATAATAATTTAAATAAATTAGTATTAGAACAATATAAACCACAAGATGAAATAGTTGTTATTGGTAGTAAAGGAGTTTCATACTTTACTAATCATCATTGTAAAATTATGCAATCTTATACTGAAATTAACATTCAATCATCATATAATGATTCGCAAGAGATATCTTTGTTGTTACTTTCTAAGTTTAATAATAAAGAAACTGATGCTATTAAAATTGCATATACAAAATATGTAAATACGGTAACAACAATTCCAACAATTATTGATTTATTGCCAATTGTTTCTATTAAAACTAATCAAGAAAGTAATTTAATTCAAACCGATTTTGAACCAGACGCTAATACTGTTATTAATAGTGCTATTCCTTTATATGTTGGTGCCATTGTTTATGGTGCATTAGTAGAATCACAAGTGTCAGAGCAAGCATTACGAAGATTAGCAATGGAAAATGCTTCAAATAATGCCAAAGAAATGAAAGATAAATTATTAGTAAGTTATAATCGTGCCCGTCAAGGTACTATTACCCAAGAAATTTCAGAAATTATTGGTGGCGCTGATGCCCAATCATCATAA
- a CDS encoding F0F1 ATP synthase subunit epsilon, translating to MALNLKIITPDGIFFDGEVQWVNVKTTEGYVGILEWHTPLIANIQISKMSFKIKEKIRNLTISGGLLVTDLHMVRIISDKVEYTSILKEQETKVFDERIKRVSGG from the coding sequence ATGGCATTAAATCTTAAAATTATTACTCCTGATGGTATTTTTTTCGATGGAGAAGTACAGTGAGTTAATGTTAAAACAACTGAAGGCTATGTTGGTATTCTTGAATGGCATACACCTTTGATTGCTAATATTCAAATATCAAAAATGTCATTTAAAATTAAAGAAAAAATTCGTAATTTAACGATTTCTGGTGGACTTTTGGTAACTGATTTACATATGGTTCGTATTATTAGTGATAAAGTTGAATATACATCAATTTTAAAAGAGCAAGAAACAAAGGTATTTGATGAACGTATTAAAAGGGTTAGTGGAGGTTAA
- the atpA gene encoding F0F1 ATP synthase subunit alpha — translation MSLNVNQISEIIKSQIKNYGKKISANEEGIVVTVGDGIALIHGLDKAVNGELVFFSKSNIYGMVLSLEETAVGVTLMGDDTGIKEGDIVSRTGNVVETPVGNMLLGRVVNALGQKIDGKGPIKTTKTRPIERIALGVMTRKSVSEPLATGLLSIDAMIPIGKGQRELIIGDRQTGKTTIAIDTIINQKGKNVFCVYVAIGQKASTVAQIVDKLTQLGAMEYTTIVAATASEVAPLQYIAPYTGVTIAEEWMEEGKDVLIVYDDLSKHAVAYRAISLLLRRPPGREAYPGDVFYLHSRLLERAAKLNEKHGGGSITALPIIETQAGDISAYIPTNVISITDGQIFLMSELFNAGIRPAVDVGLSVSRVGSSAQIKAIKQAGGTLKLELAQFRELQAFSQFGSDLDENTRAVIEHGKRAIEILKQKQNEPLNQIDQAIILLAIKNKAIKWLPVEMMDSFKKEVITYFQKQQRKSYLKLQQDQAFSEELQVSISQGIMQVVYNLTNKLNDYNPKIYGSLEEWETLIKTFK, via the coding sequence ATGTCCTTAAACGTTAATCAAATTTCAGAAATTATAAAAAGCCAAATTAAAAATTATGGTAAAAAAATTAGTGCTAATGAGGAAGGCATTGTTGTTACTGTCGGTGATGGAATTGCGCTAATTCATGGTTTAGATAAGGCTGTTAATGGTGAATTAGTATTTTTTTCTAAAAGTAATATTTATGGTATGGTTTTGAGTTTAGAAGAAACTGCTGTTGGTGTTACTTTAATGGGGGATGACACGGGTATCAAAGAAGGAGATATTGTTAGTAGAACAGGTAATGTTGTTGAAACACCAGTTGGTAATATGCTTTTAGGAAGAGTTGTTAATGCACTAGGGCAAAAGATTGATGGTAAAGGTCCAATTAAAACTACGAAAACTAGACCGATTGAAAGAATAGCGCTGGGTGTGATGACTAGAAAATCTGTATCAGAACCTTTAGCAACAGGATTATTATCAATTGATGCAATGATTCCGATTGGCAAAGGTCAAAGAGAGTTAATAATTGGTGATCGTCAAACTGGAAAAACAACGATTGCTATTGATACTATTATTAATCAAAAGGGTAAAAATGTTTTTTGTGTTTATGTTGCTATTGGTCAAAAGGCCTCAACTGTTGCTCAAATTGTTGATAAATTAACACAATTAGGGGCAATGGAGTATACAACTATTGTTGCTGCTACTGCTAGTGAAGTTGCTCCTTTGCAATATATTGCTCCTTATACAGGAGTAACTATTGCCGAAGAATGAATGGAAGAAGGTAAAGATGTCTTAATTGTTTATGATGATTTGAGTAAACATGCAGTGGCCTATCGTGCTATTTCTTTATTATTAAGACGACCACCAGGAAGAGAAGCTTATCCAGGAGATGTCTTTTATCTTCATTCACGTTTATTAGAACGTGCAGCTAAATTAAATGAAAAACATGGTGGTGGGAGTATTACTGCCTTACCTATTATTGAAACACAAGCCGGTGATATTTCTGCATATATTCCTACTAATGTTATTTCAATTACTGATGGTCAAATTTTTTTAATGTCAGAATTATTTAATGCCGGAATTCGTCCAGCAGTTGATGTGGGTTTATCAGTTTCACGGGTAGGTTCATCAGCACAAATTAAAGCAATAAAACAAGCAGGTGGAACATTAAAATTAGAATTAGCACAATTTCGTGAATTACAAGCTTTTTCACAATTTGGTTCTGATTTAGATGAAAATACTAGAGCTGTTATTGAACATGGTAAACGTGCCATTGAAATTTTAAAACAAAAACAAAATGAACCATTAAATCAAATTGATCAAGCAATTATTTTATTAGCAATTAAAAATAAGGCAATTAAATGATTACCAGTAGAAATGATGGATTCTTTTAAAAAGGAAGTAATAACTTATTTTCAAAAACAACAACGAAAAAGTTATTTAAAATTACAGCAAGATCAAGCGTTTAGTGAAGAGTTACAAGTGAGCATTAGTCAAGGCATTATGCAGGTTGTTTATAATTTGACCAATAAGCTAAATGACTATAATCCTAAAATATATGGTAGTCTTGAAGAATGGGAAACATTAATTAAAACATTCAAATAA
- the upp gene encoding uracil phosphoribosyltransferase: MESSKNLFIVNHPLIQDKLTRIRNHLTQKKDFKENLSEIATLMAYEVFKDIPLDEIEVETPITKVIGKTLTKTIILSPILRAGLGMTNGFEYVVPNAIISHVGLYRDEETLKPQKYFFKYPKNIKNISDALVFILDPMLATGGTADAAIKELKKVGFKNITLVSIVGAPVAIKKINHNHPDVKIFLAALDKELNDDGYIVPGLGDAGDRIFGTK, encoded by the coding sequence GTGGAAAGTAGTAAAAATCTGTTTATTGTTAATCATCCTTTAATACAAGATAAATTAACAAGAATTAGAAATCACTTAACCCAAAAAAAAGATTTCAAAGAGAATTTAAGCGAAATTGCAACGTTAATGGCTTATGAAGTATTTAAAGATATTCCTCTTGATGAAATTGAAGTTGAAACACCCATTACTAAAGTTATTGGTAAAACATTAACCAAGACAATCATTCTTTCTCCGATTTTAAGAGCAGGATTAGGGATGACAAATGGATTTGAGTATGTAGTACCTAATGCAATTATTAGTCATGTTGGTCTTTATCGTGATGAAGAAACTTTAAAACCACAAAAATATTTTTTTAAATATCCTAAAAATATTAAAAATATAAGTGATGCATTAGTATTTATCTTAGATCCAATGCTTGCTACTGGTGGTACTGCTGATGCTGCTATTAAAGAATTAAAAAAAGTAGGTTTTAAAAACATTACTTTAGTTTCCATTGTAGGAGCACCAGTAGCTATTAAGAAAATTAATCATAATCATCCTGATGTTAAGATTTTTTTAGCAGCGTTGGATAAAGAATTAAATGATGATGGTTATATTGTACCTGGATTGGGTGATGCTGGTGATCGAATTTTTGGAACTAAATAA
- a CDS encoding PTS transporter subunit EIIC, protein MSKFFHSKQTSPEDKKNPSFTFKGTFNKLGGKMFGKMQNLSRAIVLPIATLPIAGLLLGIGGGVASALKQLPNHDSLVAIINIFSIMQSAGNVVFANLGLIFAISIAFGFAKASKGVAALSGFITFIVMTSVISGMFFWNPKTGMLGFDPWGLGEGAKITPESGKSSGLFSSVLGLFPTFDTSVLGGILVGWLVSIVHNHSYNIRMPRVLTFFGGERFVPILAVFVGIGMGLAFFFIWPMLLIAFREIGNGLAAGMNTGQLTDGQLTGDNFHPTVGGAFIAMFFGITERLLIPTGLHHVQYAPFWYTGIGGNWINESGDHFVGAYNIFFGQFASNAVGHMNQTSGTMFMSGRFAYMQYGYPFAALAMWMLARPENKKMVGGILGSAALTSFLTGVTEPLLFSFLFVAPLCFVFHAFMAGISFMMAYLLNIVVGQGFAAGFIDFSFFGILPSILGKETGFYWVFVTGLIMAPAYFFGFYYIIKWRNYKTLGREEGELATNLALQSVEISLDKSSKKGRTKVENLLLGLGGALNIIDVNAKDKVLVATLKDANIYSKALLRLSGTKNIKVIANKVEITYLDGAESIHKTLQAEMTKKQTLTPDTNKDKNNDMLENIFKGLGGRSNVKLLDNCATRLRVTVFDETKVDDNILKSTGAVGIFKKGTAIQVIYGPQVGNIKNDLLKTWTPK, encoded by the coding sequence ATGAGTAAATTTTTTCATAGTAAACAAACATCTCCTGAGGATAAGAAAAATCCTAGTTTTACTTTTAAAGGAACTTTCAATAAATTAGGTGGCAAAATGTTTGGTAAAATGCAAAACTTATCAAGAGCCATTGTTTTACCAATAGCTACATTACCAATAGCTGGTTTATTGTTAGGAATTGGTGGTGGAGTTGCTAGTGCTTTAAAGCAATTGCCTAATCATGATAGTCTTGTTGCTATTATTAATATTTTTTCAATTATGCAATCAGCCGGAAACGTTGTTTTTGCTAATTTAGGATTGATTTTTGCTATTTCTATTGCTTTTGGTTTTGCAAAAGCTAGTAAAGGTGTAGCTGCTCTTTCTGGATTTATTACTTTTATTGTTATGACTTCAGTTATTAGTGGCATGTTTTTTTGAAATCCTAAAACAGGAATGTTGGGGTTTGATCCATGAGGTTTAGGTGAAGGTGCAAAGATTACTCCAGAAAGTGGTAAATCTTCTGGTTTATTTTCTTCTGTCTTAGGATTATTTCCTACGTTTGATACTTCAGTTTTAGGTGGCATTCTTGTTGGTTGATTAGTATCAATTGTTCATAATCATTCATACAATATTCGTATGCCAAGAGTATTAACTTTTTTTGGTGGTGAACGTTTTGTGCCAATTTTAGCTGTTTTTGTTGGAATAGGAATGGGATTAGCTTTTTTCTTTATTTGACCAATGTTATTAATTGCTTTTAGAGAAATTGGTAATGGCTTAGCAGCTGGTATGAATACAGGTCAACTTACTGATGGACAGTTAACTGGTGATAATTTTCATCCGACAGTTGGTGGAGCATTTATTGCAATGTTTTTTGGAATTACTGAGCGTTTATTAATACCAACAGGATTGCATCACGTTCAATATGCGCCTTTCTGATATACTGGAATTGGTGGAAATTGAATTAATGAATCTGGTGATCATTTTGTTGGAGCGTACAATATTTTCTTTGGACAATTTGCTTCTAATGCAGTAGGACACATGAATCAAACATCGGGAACAATGTTTATGAGTGGGCGATTTGCATATATGCAATATGGCTATCCCTTTGCAGCACTTGCTATGTGAATGTTAGCACGACCAGAAAATAAAAAAATGGTTGGTGGTATTTTAGGATCTGCTGCTCTAACTTCTTTCTTAACAGGAGTTACAGAACCATTATTGTTTTCATTCTTATTTGTAGCACCATTATGTTTTGTTTTCCATGCATTTATGGCAGGAATTAGTTTTATGATGGCGTATTTATTAAATATAGTTGTTGGTCAAGGTTTTGCTGCTGGATTTATTGATTTTTCTTTCTTTGGAATATTACCAAGTATTCTTGGTAAAGAAACAGGATTCTATTGAGTATTTGTTACTGGATTAATTATGGCACCTGCTTATTTCTTTGGGTTCTATTACATTATTAAGTGAAGAAATTACAAAACTTTAGGTCGTGAAGAAGGAGAATTAGCAACCAACTTAGCCTTACAAAGTGTTGAAATTTCTTTAGATAAGTCTTCAAAAAAAGGTAGAACAAAAGTAGAAAATTTATTACTTGGACTTGGTGGAGCATTAAATATCATTGATGTTAACGCTAAAGATAAAGTATTAGTTGCAACTTTAAAAGATGCAAATATTTATTCAAAAGCTTTATTAAGATTAAGTGGAACTAAAAATATTAAAGTAATTGCCAATAAAGTTGAAATTACCTATCTTGATGGTGCAGAGTCTATTCATAAAACTTTACAAGCAGAAATGACAAAGAAACAAACATTAACACCTGATACTAATAAAGATAAAAATAATGATATGTTAGAAAATATTTTTAAAGGTCTTGGTGGACGAAGTAATGTTAAATTATTAGACAATTGTGCTACAAGATTGCGTGTTACAGTTTTTGATGAAACTAAAGTTGATGATAATATTTTAAAATCAACTGGTGCGGTTGGTATTTTTAAAAAAGGTACAGCTATTCAGGTAATTTATGGGCCACAAGTAGGTAATATTAAAAATGATTTATTAAAAACTTGAACTCCAAAATAA
- the atpD gene encoding F0F1 ATP synthase subunit beta has protein sequence MKNATSKKPITIKEKKVSDKNSLKKDNTKVIAKVKAKVTKKVVNSKESVKTSKQLPTKRNIGKIVQISGPVIDICFNDNSLPNLNNAISIDNNGQKLIVEVAKHIGDDSVRCISMGPTEGLLRGLEAVDLGIPISVPVGEEVLGRLFNVLGEVIDDGKELKTKLKYPIHRTPPSFDELQSKSEVLETGIKVIDLLAPYAKGGKIGLFGGAGVGKTVLIQELINNIAKEHGGISVFSGVGERTREGNDLYYEMQESGVISKTALVFGQMSEPPGARMRVALTGLTIAEYFRDEKQQDVLLFIDNIFRFTQAGSEVSALLGRMPSAVGYQPTLSTEMGALQERIVSTTRGSITSVQAVYVPADDLTDPAPATTFTHLDAKIVLDRNIAALGLYPAVHPLQSSSRMLDPAIVGQEHYDVAQRVIETIQRFSELEPIIGILGMDELSEEDKKIVARARRIRNFCSQPFHVAEKFSGLNGIYIPISQTVNSFKQILDGECDDLPEQAFLYVGTIEQAIEKAKKLR, from the coding sequence ATGAAAAATGCAACTAGTAAAAAACCTATAACAATTAAAGAAAAAAAAGTTAGTGATAAAAATTCTTTAAAAAAGGATAATACTAAAGTTATTGCTAAAGTAAAAGCAAAAGTCACTAAAAAAGTAGTTAATAGCAAAGAAAGTGTTAAAACTAGTAAACAATTACCAACTAAACGAAATATTGGAAAAATTGTTCAAATTTCAGGTCCAGTTATTGATATTTGTTTTAATGATAATAGTTTACCTAATTTAAATAATGCTATTAGTATTGATAATAATGGTCAAAAATTAATTGTTGAAGTTGCAAAACATATTGGTGATGATAGTGTTCGTTGTATTTCAATGGGTCCAACTGAAGGATTACTACGTGGTCTTGAAGCAGTTGATTTAGGAATACCAATTAGTGTTCCTGTTGGTGAAGAAGTTTTGGGTAGACTTTTTAATGTATTGGGTGAAGTCATTGATGATGGTAAAGAACTTAAAACTAAATTAAAATATCCTATTCATCGTACACCTCCTAGTTTTGATGAATTACAATCAAAATCAGAAGTTTTAGAAACAGGAATTAAAGTTATTGATTTATTAGCACCTTATGCTAAAGGTGGAAAAATTGGTTTATTCGGTGGAGCTGGAGTTGGTAAAACAGTTTTAATTCAAGAATTAATTAATAACATAGCTAAAGAACATGGTGGTATTTCTGTCTTTTCAGGAGTTGGCGAAAGAACACGTGAGGGTAATGATTTATATTATGAAATGCAAGAGTCAGGTGTTATTAGTAAAACTGCTTTAGTGTTTGGTCAAATGTCAGAACCACCAGGTGCTAGAATGCGTGTTGCATTAACTGGTTTAACAATTGCTGAATACTTCCGTGATGAAAAACAGCAAGATGTATTATTATTTATTGATAATATATTTCGTTTTACACAAGCTGGTAGTGAAGTATCGGCTTTATTAGGAAGAATGCCTTCAGCAGTAGGATACCAACCAACATTATCGACAGAAATGGGTGCTTTACAGGAACGTATTGTATCAACAACACGTGGTTCTATTACATCTGTACAAGCAGTATATGTACCAGCCGATGATCTAACTGATCCAGCTCCTGCGACAACATTTACTCACTTGGATGCTAAAATTGTTTTAGATCGTAATATTGCTGCTTTAGGGCTTTATCCTGCTGTTCATCCTTTACAATCTTCATCGAGAATGTTAGATCCTGCTATTGTTGGTCAGGAACATTATGATGTTGCACAAAGAGTTATTGAAACAATTCAACGTTTTTCTGAATTAGAACCAATCATTGGTATTTTAGGAATGGATGAGTTGAGTGAAGAAGATAAAAAAATAGTAGCTAGAGCAAGAAGAATTCGTAATTTTTGTTCACAACCATTTCATGTTGCTGAAAAATTTTCGGGTTTAAATGGTATTTATATTCCTATTAGTCAAACTGTTAATAGTTTTAAACAAATTTTAGATGGTGAATGTGATGATTTACCAGAGCAAGCATTTTTATATGTAGGAACTATTGAACAAGCAATTGAAAAGGCAAAGAAATTGAGATAA
- the atpF gene encoding F0F1 ATP synthase subunit B encodes MNFNFNDLVSGDDIVNQLFPNLPVFIAHIFATLILLMVLWRWVYAPFRKALHSRHLVIKEKLDDAACKQSLANQDRGEASQILKAAKIEAQEIIANAQNDGYNKRKQIIDKAQEESMRITNQSNRDLVRARKEAEAKINEEIKVVALEAAKKIIGAEMNAKKHEQLITDFIKNLE; translated from the coding sequence ATGAATTTTAATTTCAATGATTTAGTATCAGGTGATGATATTGTTAATCAATTATTTCCCAATCTTCCTGTTTTTATTGCTCATATTTTTGCAACATTAATTTTATTAATGGTACTTTGAAGATGAGTTTATGCTCCGTTTCGTAAGGCTTTACATTCGCGACATTTAGTAATTAAAGAAAAACTTGATGATGCTGCTTGCAAGCAATCATTAGCTAATCAAGATCGTGGTGAAGCTAGTCAAATATTAAAAGCTGCTAAAATTGAAGCTCAGGAAATTATTGCTAATGCACAAAATGATGGTTACAATAAGCGTAAACAAATTATTGATAAAGCGCAAGAAGAGAGTATGCGTATTACTAATCAATCAAATCGTGATTTAGTTCGTGCTCGTAAAGAGGCAGAAGCAAAGATTAACGAAGAAATCAAAGTAGTAGCATTAGAAGCAGCTAAAAAAATTATTGGTGCTGAAATGAATGCTAAAAAACATGAACAATTAATTACTGATTTTATTAAGAATTTGGAATAG
- a CDS encoding F0F1 ATP synthase subunit A translates to METLAGLESWNYLQIMPQLVTILITTVFISVISYIYYYKVKRMKPDEDPRGIVLVVELIIKSFEKIVVDVLGVKYKNLTVYLLYVMGYILIGNWLSIIGLEPQSSMYTVTLSMALVTFIGIYYIAIKFQKLLFFKKFIINPLELITQFAPLISLSFRLFGNILGGSIILAMLYGVTANIWSNIPIIGQMNLLIGVIGPFLHIYFDLFAGSIQALIFGTLTLVYWKLQMEEGSSHKGELTIKLPKKLRKQQAINHEEEIYTERSIMEKK, encoded by the coding sequence ATGGAAACTTTAGCTGGATTGGAAAGTTGGAACTATTTACAAATTATGCCACAATTGGTAACAATTTTGATAACAACAGTCTTTATCAGTGTTATTAGTTATATTTATTATTATAAAGTAAAACGAATGAAGCCTGATGAAGATCCAAGAGGTATTGTTTTAGTTGTTGAATTAATAATTAAATCATTTGAAAAAATTGTTGTTGATGTTCTTGGTGTAAAGTATAAAAACCTGACAGTTTATTTGTTATATGTAATGGGTTATATTTTAATTGGTAATTGATTATCGATTATTGGTCTTGAACCACAGTCATCAATGTATACGGTTACTTTATCAATGGCATTAGTTACTTTTATTGGAATATATTATATTGCTATTAAATTTCAGAAACTTTTATTTTTTAAAAAATTTATTATTAACCCTCTAGAATTAATTACTCAATTTGCACCTTTGATTTCTTTATCTTTTCGTTTATTTGGTAATATTTTAGGTGGAAGTATTATTTTGGCAATGCTTTATGGGGTAACTGCTAATATTTGAAGTAATATCCCAATTATTGGTCAGATGAATTTATTAATTGGTGTAATTGGACCATTCTTACATATTTATTTTGATTTATTTGCTGGAAGCATTCAAGCCTTAATTTTTGGCACCTTAACTCTTGTTTATTGGAAGTTACAAATGGAAGAAGGAAGTTCTCATAAGGGAGAACTTACTATTAAATTACCAAAAAAACTTCGTAAACAACAAGCAATAAATCATGAAGAAGAAATTTATACCGAACGTTCAATTATGGAAAAAAAATAA